CCGCCCAGCTCCTCCGCCAGCGGGGGCGCGACGTGGTGGTCTACGACAGCCTCGAGCTGGGCCGCCGGGAGGCGACCCTCGGGGCCCCGTTGGTCGTGGGCGACATCGCCGATGCCGACCTGGTGAAGGCCACCGTGGCCGAGCACGGCATCGACGCGGTGGTCCACTTCGCGGCCTACAAGGCCGCCGGCGAGTCGGTGGAGCGGCCCGGGAAGTACTTCGCCACCAACGTGGGGAAGGCCAACGCCCTCTTCGACGCCGTGCAGGAGGCAGGCGTGCGCCACCTGGTGTTCTCCTCCACCTGCGCCGTCTACGGCACCCCGCAGAGCCTGCCGGTCGACGAGGCCCACCCCTTCGGCCCCGAGAGCCCGTACGGCGAGAGCAAGCGCATGGCCGAGACGATGCTCGGCTGGTACGACCGGGCCCACGGCCTGCGCTCGGTGAGCCTGCGCTACTTCAACGCCGCCGGGGCGTCGGCGTCGGGGCTCATCGGCGAGGACTGGACGGTGACGCTCAACCTCGTGCCCCTCGTCATGAAGGCGGCCCTGGGCCGGATCCCCGAGCTCACCGTCTTCGGCACCGACTACCCCACCCGCGACGGCACCGGCGTGCGCGACTACGTCCACGTCGACGACCTGGCCGACGCCCACGTCCGGGCCCTCGAGTACCTCGAGGACGGCGGGGAGACCACGGCCATCAACCTGGGCACCGGGGTGGGCTCCACCGTGCGCGAGGTCGTCGACGCGGCGCGCGCCGCGAGCGGCGTCGACATCCCCACCGTCGACGCCCCCCGCCGCCCCGGCGACCCCGCCGCGGTCTACGGCGACAACCGACGGGCCCAGGAGCTGCTCGGCTGGCGGGCCGACCGCAACCTCGACACCATCGTCGCCTCGGCCTGGCAGTGGCACTCCACCCACCCCGACGGCTACGACACCCCCGGCTAACGATCCGCACAACGATGGCACCGCTGCCCGGACCGGGAGCCGGCCCCGCCGTACCGTGGACGTCGTGGCCGCCGACGCCCGTCCCGCCTCCGTGAGCCGCCCCGACGGCGACGCCACCCGCCCCGACCGCGTCCTGGTGGTCGAGGACGACCCCCACATCGGCGACGTGCTGGCCCGCTACCTGGCCCACGAGGGGGTCGAGGTCGAGGTCGTCCGCGACGGCCTCGACGGCCTGGGCCGGGCCCTGGAGTGGCTCCCGGACCTCGTCGTGCTCGACCTCATGCTCCCCCGCATGGACGGCTTCGAGGTCTTCCGCCGCCTGCGGGCGGTGGCGCCCATCCCGGTGATCATGCTCACCGCCCGGGGCGACGAGGCCGACCGGGTCACGGGCCTCGAGATGGGGGCCGACGACTACGTGGCCAAGCCCTTCTCGGCGCGCGAGGTCACGGCGCGCATCCGCTCGGTGCTCCGCCGGGGCCGGACGCCGGCGGTGGGCCTGCCGTCGGTGGCCGCCGCCCGGCTCACCACCGACCGCCTCGACGTCGACGTCGTCGGCCGGGAGGCCCGCCTCGACGGCGAGGTGCTGGCCCTCACCGCGCGCGAGCTCGACCTGCTCATCCACCTCATGAGCCACCCGGGCGTGGCCTTCGACCGCACCCAGCTGCTGGAGGCGGTGTGGGGCTGGACGGTGGGCGACACGGCCACGGTCACGGTCCACGTGGGCCGCCTGCGGGCCAAGGTCGAGGCCGACCCCTCCGCCCCCGAGCACCTCCGGACCGTGCGGGGCGTGGGCTACCGGTGGGACCCGTGACCGCGCCGACGCAGGCGTCGGGAGCCCGCACCGGCCTCGCCGCCGCCGTGGCCGCGGCGGGCCTGGTCGTGGCCGGCGTGGTGGCCGCGGTCGCAGGCGTGCCCCTGGGCGACGCCCTGGCCCTGTTCGTCTTCGCCCTGGCCGGCTCCGCCGCCGCCGTGCTCGTGGTGGTGGCCCTGGCCCGCCTGGGCCACGGGACCTCCCTCTTCGGCCGCCTCCTCGTGGTCGTCGCGGTGGCCACCGCAGCGACCGCCTCGGGTGTGGCCCTGGCCGCCCGGGCCATGTTCCTGTCCCCCCACGACCTGGGCGTCCTGGGCGTCGTGCTCACCGTCAGCGCCGCCCTGGCCGGCGCCGGCGCCGTCGTCCTCTCCGGGCGGGTGGCCGACGAGGCCGGGGCCCTCTCCCGCCTGGCCCAGCACCTGGGCACCCTCGGCCCCCTCGCCCCCGACGCCGACCCCGAGGCCGACGGCGACGGCCGGGCCCGGGGCCCGGGGCCCGACGGCGCCGACATCCGCAGCACCGAGATGCGGGCCGTGGCCGACGAGCTGCGCACCGCCCACGACCGCCTGGACCGGGCCCGGCGCCGGGCCCTGGCCCTCGACGCCTCCCGGCGCGAGCTGGTCGCCTGGGTGTCCCACGACCTCCGCAGCCCGATCGCCTCGGTGCGGGCCATGGCCGAGGCCCTGGAGGACGGCATCGTCGCCGACGCCGAGTCCGTCGCCCGCTACCACCACAGCATCCGCACCGAGGCCGAGCGCCTGGGCACCCTGGTCGACGACCTCTTCGAGCTCTCCCGCATCTCCAGCGGGGTGGCAGCCACCGAGTCCGAGGAGCTGGTGGCCCTCGACGAGCTGCTCCTCGAGGTCGTCGAGGGCGCAGGCGGCCAGGCCGACACCCGGGGGGTGGGCCTGGCCCACCGCCTGGCGGCCGACGAGGCCCCGCTGGTCCCCGCTGACCTGCGCCGGGTGCTGCGCAACCTGGTCGACAACGCCATCGCCGCCACCGACGCCGGGGGGCGGGTGACCGTCGAGGGCCGCCTGGCCCGGGCCGACGACGACCACCCCGCCCTCACCGTCGAGGTCACCGACGAGTGCGGCGGCATCGACGACGTGCACATCCCCCGCCTGTTCGAGGTGGGCTACCGGGCCGACGCGGCCCGGCGACGCAGCGACGGCGGGGGCGGGCTGGGCCTGGCCATCGCCAGGGGCCTGCTGGAGGCCCACGACGGCCGCATCTCGGTGGCCAACGACGGGCCCGGCTGCCGGTTCACCGTCTCCCTGCCCCTGCCGGCGGACGCATGAGCGACCCGACCGTCGCGACCCGCCCCGGCGCGCCCCCACTCGACCCCGACGCGGCGCGCCGGCGGGCCACCGCCGCCGGGGTGCTGGCCACCGCGGCCGCCCTCGTCGTCACCGAGGCGGTGGGCCTGCTCGCCCCCACCCGCCCCTCGCTCGTCCTGGCCGTGGAGACCTGGTTCCTCGACACCTTCGCGGGATCGCTGAAGGACCTGGCCGTCGCCCTCTTCGGCACCCAGGACAAGACCGCGCTCGCCGTCGGGACGGTGCTGGTGGCCCTGCTCGTCGGGGCCGGGATGGGTCGCCTGGAGCAGCGCCGGCCGGGCGCCGGGGTCGTCGGCATCGCCACCTTCGGGGTCCTCGGCGTGCTGGCCACGTGGCGCACCCCGCAGGGGTCCGTGCCCCTCGCGCTGCTCGCCGCCGCGCTGGGGGTGGCCGCCGGCGCGGCCGTCCTGCTCCTCCTGCTCGAACGCTTCGGGGTGCGGCCCGCGCCGTGGGCCGCGGGGCGGGCCGGCGTCGCCGACCCCTTCGCCCCGGAGGCCCCGGGCGCCGGCCTGGGGCTGGTCACCGCCACCCGGCGCGACGTGCTCGTGTGGGGGGCGGGCACCGGCGCCGCAATCGTGGCCGCCGGGGCCGTGGGCCAAGAGGTGCGCAGCACCCTGCGGGCGTCGGCCGCCGCCCTCCCCGAGCGCCTCCCCGCCGCCGTCGCCACCGAGGCGGTGCCGGCCGACACCCTCGCCGTCGACGGGCTGACGCCCTACATCGTCCCCAACGTCGACTTCTACCGGATCGACACCGCCCTCCAGACGCCCGTGGTCGACACGGGCTCGTGGACCCTGCGGGTCACCGGCCTGGTCGACCGCGAGCTGGAGCTGTCCTACGCCGACCTGCTGGCCCGTGACCTGGTGGAGGAGGTCGTCACCCTCTCCTGCGTGTCCAACGAGGTCGGCGGGGACCTGGTCGGCAACGCCCGCTGGCGCGGCATCCCGCTGCGCGACCTGCTGGCCGAGGCCGGGGTCGACCCCGCGGCCACGCAGGTCGTGGGCGAGAGCGTCGACGGCTTCACCGCCGGCTTCCCCCTGGCCGCCCTCGACGACCCCGACCGCGCCGCCCTGCTGGCGGTGGGCATGAACGGCGCCCCCCTCCCCCGGGCCCACGGGTTCCCGGCCCGCCTCGTCGTCTCCGGGCTCTACGGCTACGTGTCGGCCACCAAGTGGCTGCGCGAGGTCCGGCTCACGACCCTCGACGAGGACGGCTACTGGATCGACCGGGGCTGGGCCAAGGACGGACCGGTGAAGACCCAGTGCCGCATCGACGTGCCCCGGCGCAACAGCGACCTGCGGGCCGGACCGGTCCCCGTCGCCGGGGTGGCGTGGGCCCCGAGCCGGGGCATCGAGCGGGTCGAGGTGCGGATCGACGACGGGCC
Above is a window of Iamia majanohamensis DNA encoding:
- a CDS encoding sensor histidine kinase, which encodes MTAPTQASGARTGLAAAVAAAGLVVAGVVAAVAGVPLGDALALFVFALAGSAAAVLVVVALARLGHGTSLFGRLLVVVAVATAATASGVALAARAMFLSPHDLGVLGVVLTVSAALAGAGAVVLSGRVADEAGALSRLAQHLGTLGPLAPDADPEADGDGRARGPGPDGADIRSTEMRAVADELRTAHDRLDRARRRALALDASRRELVAWVSHDLRSPIASVRAMAEALEDGIVADAESVARYHHSIRTEAERLGTLVDDLFELSRISSGVAATESEELVALDELLLEVVEGAGGQADTRGVGLAHRLAADEAPLVPADLRRVLRNLVDNAIAATDAGGRVTVEGRLARADDDHPALTVEVTDECGGIDDVHIPRLFEVGYRADAARRRSDGGGGLGLAIARGLLEAHDGRISVANDGPGCRFTVSLPLPADA
- a CDS encoding molybdopterin-dependent oxidoreductase; the encoded protein is MSDPTVATRPGAPPLDPDAARRRATAAGVLATAAALVVTEAVGLLAPTRPSLVLAVETWFLDTFAGSLKDLAVALFGTQDKTALAVGTVLVALLVGAGMGRLEQRRPGAGVVGIATFGVLGVLATWRTPQGSVPLALLAAALGVAAGAAVLLLLLERFGVRPAPWAAGRAGVADPFAPEAPGAGLGLVTATRRDVLVWGAGTGAAIVAAGAVGQEVRSTLRASAAALPERLPAAVATEAVPADTLAVDGLTPYIVPNVDFYRIDTALQTPVVDTGSWTLRVTGLVDRELELSYADLLARDLVEEVVTLSCVSNEVGGDLVGNARWRGIPLRDLLAEAGVDPAATQVVGESVDGFTAGFPLAALDDPDRAALLAVGMNGAPLPRAHGFPARLVVSGLYGYVSATKWLREVRLTTLDEDGYWIDRGWAKDGPVKTQCRIDVPRRNSDLRAGPVPVAGVAWAPSRGIERVEVRIDDGPWQEAELGPVTSDDTWVQWLLRWDAPAGDHTIEARATDGTGATQREERTDVLPDGATGWPQRLVRVD
- the galE gene encoding UDP-glucose 4-epimerase GalE; the protein is MAVLVTGGAGYIGAHTAQLLRQRGRDVVVYDSLELGRREATLGAPLVVGDIADADLVKATVAEHGIDAVVHFAAYKAAGESVERPGKYFATNVGKANALFDAVQEAGVRHLVFSSTCAVYGTPQSLPVDEAHPFGPESPYGESKRMAETMLGWYDRAHGLRSVSLRYFNAAGASASGLIGEDWTVTLNLVPLVMKAALGRIPELTVFGTDYPTRDGTGVRDYVHVDDLADAHVRALEYLEDGGETTAINLGTGVGSTVREVVDAARAASGVDIPTVDAPRRPGDPAAVYGDNRRAQELLGWRADRNLDTIVASAWQWHSTHPDGYDTPG
- a CDS encoding response regulator transcription factor, whose protein sequence is MAADARPASVSRPDGDATRPDRVLVVEDDPHIGDVLARYLAHEGVEVEVVRDGLDGLGRALEWLPDLVVLDLMLPRMDGFEVFRRLRAVAPIPVIMLTARGDEADRVTGLEMGADDYVAKPFSAREVTARIRSVLRRGRTPAVGLPSVAAARLTTDRLDVDVVGREARLDGEVLALTARELDLLIHLMSHPGVAFDRTQLLEAVWGWTVGDTATVTVHVGRLRAKVEADPSAPEHLRTVRGVGYRWDP